One genomic region from Entelurus aequoreus isolate RoL-2023_Sb linkage group LG14, RoL_Eaeq_v1.1, whole genome shotgun sequence encodes:
- the LOC133665324 gene encoding uncharacterized protein LOC133665324 isoform X1 has translation MVPSFVVVEFLGERAVAVVPTIWTEGDGKNSFCYWPRPNPTHSRIRKAEIPDKQFWDRLPIQVFRKTLTEDFDKALQYEKQAEMFSSPEEEVSTKRSHITPERYRNDEEDVFDADDEEEIRPKKKCRKEKPQIFVQAPPLPELPPFNFPISSEYQTTSASTSQYQTTPRHPGRPHSPARSSTSRLSPDRNASSSSQYQTTPASSSQYQTTPASTSQYQTAPRSSRNALDSELFQLNMKVQNILENQGEIMRMLKGLAAQSVGPESVDVQDLIDKPFETLEQLKAFCERLNTDLLLRKQLIISFNSPLQKYIAQLSKNNF, from the exons ATGGTTCCTTCTTTTGTGGTCGTTGAGTTCCTTGGTGAACGTGCAGTCGCTGTTGTCCCAACCATATGGACAGAAGGTGATGGAAAG AATAGCTTCTGCTATTGGCCAAGGCCAAATCCTACCCACTCCAGAATCCGGAAAGCTGAGATTCCTGACAAACAATTCTGGGATAGGCTGCCAATTCAGGTTTTCAGGAAAACATTGACTG AAGACTTTGACAAGGCCCTTCAATACGAAAAACAAGCTGAAATGTTTTCGAGCCCAGAAGAAGAAGTGTCAACCAAACGGAGCCACATCACCCCTGAACGTTATAGAAACGATGAGGAAGATGTGTTTGATGCTGACG ATGAAGAGGAAATTCGGCcaaaaaagaagtgcagaaaagaGAAACCACAGATCTTCGTCCAGGCACCCCCACTGCCAGAGCTCCCACCATTTAACTTTCCAATCTCCAGCGAGTACCAGACCACTTCAGCCAGTACCAGCCAATACCAGACCACTCCAAGGCATCCAGGCCGACCTCACAGCCCAGCGAGAAGCAGCACTTCCAGGCTCAGTCCAGACAGGAATGCATCCagctcaagccagtaccagaccactccagccagctcaagccagtaccagaccaCTCCAGCCAGTACGAGTCAGTACCAGACCGCTCCAAGAAGCAGCAGGAATGCCCTTGACAGTGAAC ttttccaGTTGAACATGAAAGTTCAAAATATACTTGAGAACCAGGGAGAAATTATGCGCATGCTGAAAGGGCTGGCAGCACAGTCTGTGGGGCCAGAATCTGTGGATGTTCAAGATCTCATTGATAAGCCTTTCGAGACTCTTGAGCAGCTGAAGGCCTTCTGTGAACGGCTCAACACTGATCTTCTGCTCAGAAAGCAGCTGATAATTAGTTTTAATtccccactgcaaaaatatattgctcagttatcaaaaaacaatttctaa
- the LOC133665324 gene encoding uncharacterized protein LOC133665324 isoform X2: protein MVPSFVVVEFLGERAVAVVPTIWTEGDGKNSFCYWPRPNPTHSRIRKAEIPDKQFWDRLPIQVFRKTLTDFDKALQYEKQAEMFSSPEEEVSTKRSHITPERYRNDEEDVFDADDEEEIRPKKKCRKEKPQIFVQAPPLPELPPFNFPISSEYQTTSASTSQYQTTPRHPGRPHSPARSSTSRLSPDRNASSSSQYQTTPASSSQYQTTPASTSQYQTAPRSSRNALDSELFQLNMKVQNILENQGEIMRMLKGLAAQSVGPESVDVQDLIDKPFETLEQLKAFCERLNTDLLLRKQLIISFNSPLQKYIAQLSKNNF from the exons ATGGTTCCTTCTTTTGTGGTCGTTGAGTTCCTTGGTGAACGTGCAGTCGCTGTTGTCCCAACCATATGGACAGAAGGTGATGGAAAG AATAGCTTCTGCTATTGGCCAAGGCCAAATCCTACCCACTCCAGAATCCGGAAAGCTGAGATTCCTGACAAACAATTCTGGGATAGGCTGCCAATTCAGGTTTTCAGGAAAACATTGACTG ACTTTGACAAGGCCCTTCAATACGAAAAACAAGCTGAAATGTTTTCGAGCCCAGAAGAAGAAGTGTCAACCAAACGGAGCCACATCACCCCTGAACGTTATAGAAACGATGAGGAAGATGTGTTTGATGCTGACG ATGAAGAGGAAATTCGGCcaaaaaagaagtgcagaaaagaGAAACCACAGATCTTCGTCCAGGCACCCCCACTGCCAGAGCTCCCACCATTTAACTTTCCAATCTCCAGCGAGTACCAGACCACTTCAGCCAGTACCAGCCAATACCAGACCACTCCAAGGCATCCAGGCCGACCTCACAGCCCAGCGAGAAGCAGCACTTCCAGGCTCAGTCCAGACAGGAATGCATCCagctcaagccagtaccagaccactccagccagctcaagccagtaccagaccaCTCCAGCCAGTACGAGTCAGTACCAGACCGCTCCAAGAAGCAGCAGGAATGCCCTTGACAGTGAAC ttttccaGTTGAACATGAAAGTTCAAAATATACTTGAGAACCAGGGAGAAATTATGCGCATGCTGAAAGGGCTGGCAGCACAGTCTGTGGGGCCAGAATCTGTGGATGTTCAAGATCTCATTGATAAGCCTTTCGAGACTCTTGAGCAGCTGAAGGCCTTCTGTGAACGGCTCAACACTGATCTTCTGCTCAGAAAGCAGCTGATAATTAGTTTTAATtccccactgcaaaaatatattgctcagttatcaaaaaacaatttctaa
- the LOC133665324 gene encoding uncharacterized protein LOC133665324 isoform X3, with the protein MDRSFCYWPRPNPTHSRIRKAEIPDKQFWDRLPIQVFRKTLTEDFDKALQYEKQAEMFSSPEEEVSTKRSHITPERYRNDEEDVFDADDEEEIRPKKKCRKEKPQIFVQAPPLPELPPFNFPISSEYQTTSASTSQYQTTPRHPGRPHSPARSSTSRLSPDRNASSSSQYQTTPASSSQYQTTPASTSQYQTAPRSSRNALDSELFQLNMKVQNILENQGEIMRMLKGLAAQSVGPESVDVQDLIDKPFETLEQLKAFCERLNTDLLLRKQLIISFNSPLQKYIAQLSKNNF; encoded by the exons ATGGACAGAAG CTTCTGCTATTGGCCAAGGCCAAATCCTACCCACTCCAGAATCCGGAAAGCTGAGATTCCTGACAAACAATTCTGGGATAGGCTGCCAATTCAGGTTTTCAGGAAAACATTGACTG AAGACTTTGACAAGGCCCTTCAATACGAAAAACAAGCTGAAATGTTTTCGAGCCCAGAAGAAGAAGTGTCAACCAAACGGAGCCACATCACCCCTGAACGTTATAGAAACGATGAGGAAGATGTGTTTGATGCTGACG ATGAAGAGGAAATTCGGCcaaaaaagaagtgcagaaaagaGAAACCACAGATCTTCGTCCAGGCACCCCCACTGCCAGAGCTCCCACCATTTAACTTTCCAATCTCCAGCGAGTACCAGACCACTTCAGCCAGTACCAGCCAATACCAGACCACTCCAAGGCATCCAGGCCGACCTCACAGCCCAGCGAGAAGCAGCACTTCCAGGCTCAGTCCAGACAGGAATGCATCCagctcaagccagtaccagaccactccagccagctcaagccagtaccagaccaCTCCAGCCAGTACGAGTCAGTACCAGACCGCTCCAAGAAGCAGCAGGAATGCCCTTGACAGTGAAC ttttccaGTTGAACATGAAAGTTCAAAATATACTTGAGAACCAGGGAGAAATTATGCGCATGCTGAAAGGGCTGGCAGCACAGTCTGTGGGGCCAGAATCTGTGGATGTTCAAGATCTCATTGATAAGCCTTTCGAGACTCTTGAGCAGCTGAAGGCCTTCTGTGAACGGCTCAACACTGATCTTCTGCTCAGAAAGCAGCTGATAATTAGTTTTAATtccccactgcaaaaatatattgctcagttatcaaaaaacaatttctaa